One part of the Mangrovibacillus cuniculi genome encodes these proteins:
- the pcrA gene encoding DNA helicase PcrA: MQSLVERLLQGLNKEQKEAVQQTDGPLLIMAGAGSGKTRVLTQRIAYLMVEKGVNPYNILAITFTNKASREMKERIGAVMGGAAEDVWISTFHSMCVRILRRDIDRLGYNRNFTILDPTDQQSVVKGILKDKNIDPKKFEPRAILNTISSAKNELIDADEYEKQAGNYYDQTITDVYKEYQRRLRKNSALDFDDLIMITIQLFTRVPEVLTFYQRKFQYIHVDEYQDTNRAQYQLVKMLAQRYQNLCVVGDSDQSIYRWRGADIANILSFEKDYPRARVILLEQNYRSTKTILDAANKVIQNNSNRKPKNLWTDNDEGMKLSYYRADSEQTEAQYVTGKILELKKQDNRKFSDFAILYRTNAQSRVMEEMLLKSNIEYSIVGGIKFYDRKEIKDLLAYLRLIANLDDDISLQRVINVPKRGVGATSVDKIGRFADMADVSMFEALKDLDLIGLSPKISKAVTEFRQLIKNLHDMQEYLSVTELVEQVIEKSGYRDMLVAEKSLEAQSRLENIDEFLSVTKSFEESQDDKSLIAFLTDLALVADIDRSDEDEEKSSDSVILMTLHSAKGLEFPVVFLMGMEEGVFPHSRSLMEEEEMEEERRLAYVGITRAEEQLFITNAQMRTLFGQTKMNPVSRFIKEIPEELIDTVEVGNKRESQSTLNTPFGSSRSGGYGGMRSTTSYGAPTRPPVKRPQVNNAATQSSWSVGDKAEHGKWGTGTVVSVKGSGDGLELDIAFPAPTGVKRLMAKYAPIQKKS, from the coding sequence ATGCAATCCCTTGTGGAACGACTATTACAAGGTTTAAATAAAGAGCAAAAAGAGGCAGTACAACAAACAGATGGACCGCTACTAATCATGGCTGGTGCTGGTAGTGGTAAGACGCGAGTGTTAACACAACGTATCGCGTATTTGATGGTAGAAAAAGGAGTAAATCCTTATAATATTCTAGCTATTACGTTTACCAATAAGGCTTCTAGAGAAATGAAAGAGCGTATTGGTGCAGTCATGGGTGGGGCCGCAGAGGATGTTTGGATTTCCACATTCCACTCCATGTGTGTTCGTATTTTACGTCGTGATATCGACAGACTTGGTTACAACAGGAACTTTACCATTCTCGATCCGACTGACCAACAATCTGTCGTAAAAGGTATTTTAAAAGATAAAAATATTGATCCGAAGAAATTTGAGCCTAGAGCTATTTTAAATACCATTAGCTCAGCAAAAAATGAACTGATCGATGCCGATGAATACGAAAAGCAAGCTGGTAACTACTATGATCAAACAATTACAGATGTGTATAAAGAATATCAACGTCGTCTACGAAAGAATTCTGCATTAGACTTTGATGATTTAATTATGATTACCATCCAACTATTCACGCGTGTGCCAGAAGTACTGACTTTCTATCAACGTAAGTTTCAATACATCCATGTGGACGAGTACCAGGATACAAACAGAGCACAATATCAGTTAGTAAAGATGCTTGCACAACGATACCAAAATCTTTGTGTCGTAGGGGACTCTGATCAGTCCATTTATCGTTGGCGTGGTGCTGATATTGCGAACATCCTATCGTTTGAAAAAGATTATCCTCGAGCAAGAGTAATCCTATTAGAGCAAAACTATCGATCCACCAAAACAATTCTAGATGCAGCAAACAAAGTCATTCAAAACAACTCTAACCGTAAGCCGAAAAATCTGTGGACGGACAATGACGAAGGAATGAAACTTTCCTACTACCGTGCTGACAGTGAGCAAACAGAAGCGCAGTACGTTACGGGTAAAATTTTAGAGCTGAAAAAGCAAGATAATCGTAAATTCTCTGATTTCGCAATTTTATATAGAACAAATGCACAATCTCGTGTAATGGAGGAAATGCTACTAAAGTCGAATATCGAATACTCCATTGTTGGCGGTATCAAGTTCTATGACAGAAAAGAGATTAAAGACTTACTTGCTTACTTACGCTTAATTGCGAACTTAGATGATGATATTAGTTTACAACGAGTGATAAATGTTCCGAAAAGAGGCGTTGGAGCAACGAGTGTGGATAAAATCGGTCGTTTTGCAGATATGGCAGATGTGTCCATGTTTGAAGCATTGAAAGATTTAGACTTAATAGGCTTAAGTCCGAAGATTTCCAAAGCTGTCACGGAGTTTAGACAACTAATAAAAAATCTGCACGACATGCAAGAATACCTATCTGTAACGGAATTAGTAGAGCAAGTAATTGAGAAGTCTGGATACAGAGATATGTTAGTGGCTGAAAAGTCTCTAGAAGCGCAAAGTAGATTAGAGAACATCGACGAGTTTTTATCAGTTACCAAGTCATTTGAAGAGTCTCAAGACGATAAAAGCTTAATAGCTTTCTTAACGGACTTAGCTTTAGTTGCCGACATTGATCGTTCGGATGAAGATGAAGAGAAATCTTCAGACTCTGTTATCTTAATGACTCTACACTCTGCTAAAGGACTAGAGTTCCCTGTTGTATTCCTAATGGGTATGGAAGAAGGGGTATTCCCGCATAGCCGTTCCTTAATGGAAGAAGAGGAAATGGAAGAAGAACGCCGCCTAGCATACGTAGGTATTACTCGTGCAGAGGAACAGCTATTTATCACAAATGCACAAATGCGTACCCTTTTTGGACAAACCAAGATGAATCCTGTTTCTCGCTTCATTAAAGAAATTCCAGAAGAATTAATTGATACAGTGGAAGTAGGAAACAAGAGAGAGTCACAATCTACGCTAAACACTCCATTTGGTTCTTCTCGTTCTGGTGGATATGGTGGCATGAGATCAACAACTTCTTATGGAGCACCTACAAGACCTCCTGTAAAACGCCCACAAGTGAACAATGCTGCTACGCAAAGTTCATGGAGTGTGGGAGATAAAGCAGAACACGGAAAGTGGGGAACTGGAACAGTTGTAAGTGTAAAAGGTTCAGGTGACGGACTGGAACTAGATATCGCATTCCCAGCACCAACTGGTGTAAAACGACTAATGGCTAAATATGCGCCAATACAGAAAAAGAGCTAA
- the ligA gene encoding NAD-dependent DNA ligase LigA yields the protein MTNQAEQRVKELQNLLQQYDYDYHVLDKPAVSDAEYDQLLRELSKLEQEHPELVTPDSPTQRVGGAVLDAFEKVTHETPMLSLGNAFNADDLRSFDQRVKQAVGENVRYVSELKIDGLAVSLRYEDGQFVRGATRGDGTVGENITANLRTIKSIPLTLKEPVTLEVRGEAYMPKRSFDALNKQKEENGEELFANPRNAAAGSLRQLDTKIAASRNLSIYVYSIANQGDAPIDSHSGGLDYLDTLGFKTNKERQTFDSMEDVIEFVEGWTDKRADLPYDIDGMVIKVDSLAHQEELGFTAKSPRWAIAYKFPAEEVETTLLDIELSVGRTGVVTPTAILEPVRVAGTTVQRASLHNEDLIREKDLRIGDKVIIKKAGDIIPEVVNVLVEKRTGEEKEFTMPTNCPECESELVRLEEEVALRCVNPACPAQIREGLIHFVSRTAMNIDGLGEKVITQLFQHELIKDVADLYKLQKEELLELDRMGQKSVEKLLAAIEQSKENSLEKLLFGLGIRHVGAKAAKTLAEEFESIDQLMNATHADITAIHEIGDKMAESIVAYFQIEEAQQLIQRLKDHGVNVSYKGPKKVKVEDIDSVFAGKTVVLTGKLEQLTRNEAKEKLEALGAKVTGSVSKSTDLLIAGEDAGSKLTKAESLGIEIWNENRLVEELNK from the coding sequence ATGACAAATCAAGCGGAACAACGAGTGAAAGAACTGCAAAACCTCCTTCAACAGTATGACTATGACTATCATGTGTTAGATAAACCTGCAGTATCAGATGCAGAATACGATCAATTACTACGAGAGCTGTCAAAGTTAGAACAAGAACATCCAGAGTTAGTCACACCAGACTCCCCTACACAACGAGTTGGGGGAGCGGTGTTGGATGCTTTTGAAAAGGTTACACACGAGACGCCCATGTTAAGTTTGGGTAACGCATTTAATGCAGATGACTTACGTAGTTTCGACCAGCGTGTCAAACAAGCAGTGGGAGAAAATGTTCGATACGTGAGTGAGTTGAAGATTGATGGATTAGCTGTTTCTCTTCGCTATGAAGACGGTCAATTTGTCAGAGGAGCAACTCGTGGTGATGGAACGGTTGGGGAGAACATTACCGCTAACCTACGAACAATTAAGTCTATCCCATTAACGTTAAAAGAGCCTGTGACGCTAGAAGTTCGCGGTGAGGCGTATATGCCCAAACGATCTTTTGACGCTTTAAATAAACAAAAAGAAGAAAACGGGGAAGAGCTGTTTGCAAACCCTCGTAATGCTGCTGCGGGATCCCTTCGTCAATTAGATACCAAGATTGCAGCTTCCCGTAATCTATCCATTTATGTCTATTCCATTGCAAACCAAGGAGACGCGCCAATCGATTCTCATTCTGGTGGTCTTGATTATTTAGATACGCTAGGTTTTAAGACAAATAAAGAGCGACAAACGTTTGACTCTATGGAGGATGTCATTGAATTTGTAGAGGGCTGGACGGATAAACGTGCAGACCTTCCTTACGATATTGACGGCATGGTGATTAAAGTGGACTCTTTAGCGCATCAAGAAGAGTTAGGATTCACAGCCAAAAGTCCACGTTGGGCTATTGCCTATAAGTTCCCAGCGGAAGAGGTAGAAACGACTTTACTGGATATTGAACTTAGCGTTGGCAGAACGGGTGTCGTAACCCCAACTGCTATTTTAGAACCAGTTCGAGTAGCGGGAACTACTGTACAGCGAGCTTCTTTACATAATGAAGATCTTATTCGCGAAAAGGATTTGCGAATTGGTGATAAAGTGATTATTAAAAAAGCTGGGGACATCATTCCAGAAGTAGTAAATGTACTGGTTGAAAAGCGAACTGGGGAAGAAAAAGAATTCACTATGCCAACGAATTGTCCAGAGTGCGAAAGTGAACTCGTAAGATTAGAAGAAGAAGTAGCACTGAGGTGTGTAAATCCTGCCTGTCCAGCTCAAATAAGAGAAGGATTGATACACTTTGTTTCCAGGACTGCTATGAATATCGATGGCTTGGGTGAAAAAGTCATTACGCAATTGTTCCAACATGAACTTATTAAAGACGTAGCGGATCTTTACAAGTTACAAAAAGAAGAGCTACTAGAATTAGATCGCATGGGGCAAAAATCTGTTGAGAAATTGTTAGCTGCAATTGAACAATCAAAAGAGAATTCACTCGAGAAATTATTATTTGGACTTGGTATTCGTCATGTAGGAGCAAAGGCAGCCAAAACACTTGCAGAAGAGTTTGAGAGCATCGATCAATTAATGAACGCCACGCATGCAGATATTACGGCTATCCACGAAATTGGAGACAAGATGGCTGAGTCCATCGTTGCTTATTTCCAAATCGAAGAAGCACAACAATTGATCCAAAGATTAAAAGACCATGGAGTAAACGTATCCTACAAAGGACCGAAAAAGGTAAAAGTAGAAGATATCGACTCAGTTTTCGCTGGTAAAACGGTTGTGTTAACAGGTAAACTAGAACAGTTGACACGAAATGAAGCAAAAGAAAAATTAGAGGCATTGGGTGCAAAAGTAACCGGAAGTGTGAGTAAGAGTACAGATTTACTTATTGCAGGAGAAGATGCTGGTTCGAAGTTGACGAAGGCAGAAAGTTTAGGAATTGAGATCTGGAATGAAAATCGCCTTGTAGAGGAATTAAATAAGTAA
- a CDS encoding CamS family sex pheromone protein, whose protein sequence is MRKLTASLIACLLVLGGCAPSFDRENEVVQETDDSQEKAVIPSVQISDQYYRTITPFRPSASRGLIAANLNTQYDIEEFERGLMRIAQESFSPERFLFQEGQYLDRDTIRSWLARKKTEKQLAEEKMTEDQNLGLNPVLQGDPTNDEVQEDSPLYLAHILEHNYLVQKEDSLELGGLVIGLALNTTHYYQKEQFGATYEVNLADRDKQVEEQGKKMAQQILNRIRAREDLQEVPVTIALFKQRPKHSVTPGNFVSFTEVEKGSNNIGSWKKWNEKYMLFPSDAAQRDHRDDYMRFLNFKQDIDEYYPNYNGVVGRGLYQGEQLNRLTIDIPIQFYGQAETIGFTQYVTGLVTEHFPEYLHVEVNISSVSGAESLVVKEANAQEPYVHIYR, encoded by the coding sequence ATGAGGAAGCTTACGGCCAGTTTGATAGCTTGCTTGCTGGTGTTAGGGGGATGCGCACCGAGCTTTGATCGAGAGAATGAAGTAGTACAGGAAACAGATGATTCCCAAGAAAAAGCAGTAATACCTAGTGTGCAAATATCCGATCAATATTATCGAACAATTACACCATTTAGACCTAGTGCATCACGTGGTCTGATTGCAGCAAACTTAAACACGCAATATGATATTGAAGAGTTTGAACGAGGACTGATGAGAATTGCACAAGAGTCATTTTCTCCAGAGAGATTCTTGTTCCAAGAAGGTCAATATTTAGACAGAGATACAATTAGGTCATGGTTAGCTAGGAAGAAAACAGAGAAGCAATTAGCAGAAGAAAAGATGACAGAAGACCAAAACCTGGGGCTTAATCCTGTTTTACAGGGAGATCCAACGAATGACGAAGTGCAGGAAGATAGCCCGTTGTATCTTGCTCATATTTTAGAACATAACTATCTAGTGCAAAAAGAGGATTCTTTGGAATTAGGTGGTTTAGTTATTGGACTTGCTTTAAACACTACTCATTACTACCAAAAAGAACAGTTTGGTGCTACGTATGAGGTGAACCTTGCAGATAGGGATAAGCAAGTAGAAGAGCAAGGAAAGAAGATGGCGCAACAAATTCTAAATCGTATTAGAGCTAGAGAAGACTTACAAGAAGTACCTGTGACCATCGCTTTGTTTAAGCAACGTCCAAAGCATTCTGTAACACCTGGTAACTTCGTTTCTTTCACAGAAGTGGAGAAGGGGAGTAACAATATAGGTTCCTGGAAAAAATGGAATGAGAAGTATATGTTGTTCCCATCAGATGCGGCACAAAGAGATCACCGTGATGATTACATGCGCTTCTTAAACTTTAAACAGGATATTGATGAATATTACCCTAACTATAATGGGGTAGTAGGTAGAGGATTATACCAAGGTGAGCAGTTAAATAGGTTGACCATTGATATTCCAATCCAGTTTTACGGACAAGCAGAAACAATTGGATTTACACAATATGTGACAGGCTTAGTAACAGAGCACTTCCCAGAGTATTTACATGTTGAGGTAAACATCTCTTCTGTAAGTGGTGCGGAGTCGCTAGTTGTCAAAGAGGCAAATGCGCAAGAGCCTTATGTTCATATTTATCGATAA